From Cellulosimicrobium cellulans, the proteins below share one genomic window:
- a CDS encoding VTT domain-containing protein — protein MNTLAELVSALPGAAHAAGLGAAGPVAALGPDWMDPMSLIERFGDAALVGIVVVIFIETGLLFPILPGDSLLFTAGALVAQDSLQISLPVLLLLLFAAAFLGDQTAYLIGRTVGPKVFDRPDSRFFKRKYIDQTNAYFEKYGGRTIVIARFVPIVRTYAPVAAGVGKMHYRHFVGFNALGALLWAVGLTWLGYLLGNITFVKDNIEALVLLIVFLSVIPMIVEVWRGRRAEKRAAALEAQIAADAAGTGGEPAVTEDTTAVGHGETDGKDA, from the coding sequence GTGAACACCCTCGCCGAGCTCGTCTCCGCCCTGCCCGGGGCCGCGCACGCCGCGGGCCTCGGCGCCGCCGGACCCGTCGCCGCCCTGGGCCCGGACTGGATGGACCCGATGTCGCTCATCGAGCGCTTCGGCGACGCCGCGCTCGTGGGCATCGTGGTCGTCATCTTCATCGAGACGGGCCTGCTGTTCCCGATCCTGCCGGGCGACTCGCTGCTGTTCACCGCGGGCGCGCTCGTCGCGCAGGACTCGCTGCAGATCAGCCTGCCCGTGCTGCTCCTCCTGCTCTTCGCGGCGGCGTTCCTCGGCGACCAGACGGCGTACCTCATCGGGCGCACCGTCGGGCCCAAGGTGTTCGACCGGCCGGACTCGCGGTTCTTCAAGCGCAAGTACATCGACCAGACCAACGCCTACTTCGAGAAGTACGGCGGCCGGACGATCGTCATCGCGCGCTTCGTGCCCATCGTGCGCACGTACGCGCCGGTCGCCGCGGGCGTCGGCAAGATGCACTACCGCCACTTCGTGGGGTTCAACGCGCTCGGCGCGCTGCTGTGGGCCGTGGGCCTCACGTGGCTCGGCTACCTGCTCGGCAACATCACGTTCGTCAAGGACAACATCGAGGCGCTCGTCCTGCTCATCGTGTTCCTCTCGGTGATCCCGATGATCGTGGAGGTCTGGCGCGGGCGCCGCGCCGAGAAGCGGGCCGCGGCGCTCGAGGCGCAGATCGCGGCCGACGCGGCGGGCACCGGCGGCGAGCCGGCCGTCACCGAGGACACGACCGCCGTCGGGCACGGCGAGACGGACGGGAAGGACGCCTGA
- a CDS encoding SDR family oxidoreductase yields MASIAVVGGTGAAGRAVVREAVARGHDVRVLSRHVPDDGARVPGTTHHRVDLLGSDDGTVTTALDTAFAGADAVVDASNGMSPGAMKVFTVGARRLAAAAHRAGVGRVVVLSIVNVDQGDYGYYRAKAEQERILSSGGVPTTVVRATQFHEFLEIFLGRDGRLGRWARLGLLPVPRGVRFQPIALADVARALVDAAEGTPPGSGVPGPGPAATTVTIGGPEVLDARDMARAWRAAHGSRRPVVGVPLPGPLGEFFRAGHNLVPDHRYGTLTYREWLRERA; encoded by the coding sequence ATGGCGAGCATCGCGGTGGTGGGCGGGACCGGCGCGGCAGGTCGCGCCGTCGTGCGGGAGGCCGTCGCGCGCGGCCACGACGTGCGCGTGCTCTCGCGGCACGTGCCGGACGACGGGGCGCGGGTCCCCGGGACGACGCACCACCGCGTCGACCTCCTCGGGTCCGACGACGGCACGGTCACGACCGCGCTCGACACGGCGTTCGCAGGCGCCGACGCGGTGGTCGACGCGAGCAACGGGATGTCGCCGGGGGCGATGAAGGTCTTCACGGTCGGCGCGCGTCGCCTCGCCGCGGCGGCCCACCGTGCCGGGGTCGGCCGCGTGGTGGTGCTGTCCATCGTGAACGTCGACCAGGGCGACTACGGGTACTACCGCGCGAAGGCCGAGCAGGAGCGGATCCTCTCGTCCGGGGGCGTCCCGACGACGGTCGTGCGCGCGACCCAGTTCCACGAGTTCCTCGAGATCTTCCTCGGGCGCGACGGACGGCTCGGCCGGTGGGCGCGCCTCGGCCTCCTGCCCGTGCCGCGCGGGGTGCGGTTCCAGCCGATCGCGCTCGCCGACGTCGCGCGGGCGCTCGTCGACGCCGCCGAGGGGACGCCGCCCGGGAGCGGCGTGCCAGGTCCCGGCCCCGCCGCGACGACCGTGACGATCGGCGGCCCGGAGGTCCTCGACGCGCGCGACATGGCGCGCGCCTGGCGCGCGGCGCACGGCTCGCGCCGGCCGGTCGTCGGTGTGCCGCTGCCCGGCCCCCTGGGAGAGTTCTTCCGCGCGGGCCACAACCTCGTGCCCGACCACCGCTACGGGACGCTCACGTACCGCGAGTGGCTGCGGGAGCGCGCATGA
- a CDS encoding TrmH family RNA methyltransferase, with translation MTPSDGVRAEPPGARPAVGDDERAEERGEEREVGVGPWPGGPDAWPRVPDLGGPPGATRLDPRYDPELLAHGDRRNVVDAYRYWTVEAVVADLDARRDPARSLHVAIENWAHDLNIGSVVRTANAFNAAGVHVVGRRRWNRRGAMVTDRYLHVHHHASVDDLATWAAGEGLPLLGVDNLPGSVPIEGYALPASCVLLLGQESTGLTPEAVAACRDVLHITQHGSTRSINAGAAGAIALHAWAARHLAPAGGAR, from the coding sequence ATGACGCCGTCCGACGGGGTGCGCGCGGAGCCGCCCGGGGCGCGACCCGCCGTCGGGGACGACGAGCGCGCCGAGGAGCGCGGCGAGGAGCGCGAGGTGGGGGTGGGGCCGTGGCCCGGCGGGCCGGACGCGTGGCCGCGCGTCCCGGACCTCGGGGGCCCGCCCGGGGCGACCCGCCTCGACCCCCGCTACGACCCCGAGCTGCTCGCGCACGGCGACCGGCGCAACGTCGTCGACGCCTACCGCTACTGGACCGTCGAGGCCGTCGTGGCGGACCTCGACGCGCGGCGCGACCCCGCGCGCTCCCTGCACGTCGCGATCGAGAACTGGGCGCACGACCTCAACATCGGGTCCGTGGTGCGCACGGCGAACGCGTTCAACGCGGCGGGCGTGCACGTCGTCGGGCGGCGCCGGTGGAACCGCCGCGGCGCGATGGTCACCGACCGCTACCTCCACGTGCACCACCACGCGTCCGTCGACGACCTCGCGACCTGGGCCGCGGGGGAGGGGCTGCCGCTCCTGGGCGTCGACAACCTGCCGGGCTCCGTCCCGATCGAGGGCTACGCGCTGCCCGCGTCGTGCGTGCTGCTGCTCGGCCAGGAGTCGACCGGGCTCACGCCCGAGGCGGTCGCCGCGTGCCGCGACGTCCTGCACATCACCCAGCACGGCTCGACCCGCTCGATCAACGCCGGGGCGGCGGGCGCGATCGCCCTGCACGCGTGGGCCGCGCGGCACCTCGCCCCGGCCGGCGGCGCGAGGTAG
- the fbaA gene encoding class II fructose-bisphosphate aldolase, producing MPIATPEVYAEMIDRAKAGSFAYPAVNITSSQTITAALQGFAEAESDGIIQVSVGGAEYGSGSTVKDRIAGSLALAAYAREVANSYPVQIAIHTDHCVKKNLDSWVRPLLALEAEQVKNGGLPTFQSHMYDGSDVPLDENLTIAAELLELSQAARTILEIEVGVVGGEEDGHEAEINEKLYTTVEDGLATIAALGTGEKGRYLTALTFGNVHGVYKPGAVKLRPEILKEIQEAVGAKVGKANPFDLVFHGGSGSTAEEISAAVDYGVIKMNIDTDTQYAFTRPVVGHMFSNYDGVLKVDGEVGNKKAYDPRAWGKLAEAGMAARIIEASQQLRSAGNKIR from the coding sequence ATGCCCATCGCTACCCCCGAGGTCTACGCCGAGATGATCGACCGGGCGAAGGCAGGCTCGTTCGCCTACCCGGCCGTCAACATCACCTCGTCGCAGACCATCACCGCCGCGCTCCAGGGCTTCGCCGAGGCCGAGTCCGACGGCATCATCCAGGTCTCCGTGGGCGGCGCCGAGTACGGCTCGGGTTCGACGGTCAAGGACCGCATCGCCGGTTCGCTCGCGCTCGCGGCGTACGCGCGCGAGGTCGCGAACAGCTACCCCGTGCAGATCGCGATCCACACCGACCACTGCGTCAAGAAGAACCTCGACTCCTGGGTCCGCCCGCTCCTGGCCCTCGAGGCCGAGCAGGTGAAGAACGGCGGCCTGCCGACGTTCCAGTCGCACATGTACGACGGCTCGGACGTCCCGCTGGACGAGAACCTCACCATCGCGGCGGAGCTCCTCGAGCTCTCGCAGGCGGCGCGCACGATCCTCGAGATCGAGGTCGGCGTCGTCGGTGGCGAGGAGGACGGCCACGAGGCCGAGATCAACGAGAAGCTCTACACGACGGTCGAGGACGGCCTCGCGACGATCGCGGCCCTCGGCACGGGTGAGAAGGGCCGCTACCTGACGGCCCTCACGTTCGGCAACGTGCACGGCGTGTACAAGCCGGGCGCGGTCAAGCTCCGCCCGGAGATCCTCAAGGAGATCCAGGAGGCCGTCGGCGCGAAGGTCGGCAAGGCGAACCCGTTCGACCTCGTCTTCCACGGCGGCTCCGGCTCCACGGCCGAGGAGATCTCGGCCGCGGTCGACTACGGCGTCATCAAGATGAACATCGACACGGACACGCAGTACGCGTTCACGCGTCCGGTCGTCGGCCACATGTTCTCGAACTACGACGGCGTCCTGAAGGTCGACGGCGAGGTCGGCAACAAGAAGGCCTACGACCCGCGCGCCTGGGGCAAGCTGGCCGAGGCCGGCATGGCCGCTCGCATCATCGAGGCGTCGCAGCAGCTGCGCTCGGCGGGCAACAAGATCCGCTGA
- a CDS encoding STAS domain-containing protein yields MREGTPSAADRPVGVAGDPAGAGDPASVHVIVGTTRARIVLSGEIDADLGADLQEATAAAEDSGLPVEIDAHHVTFMDSSGVAFLARLASRGPHRVRVLRAPPTVRFLLEVTRIGELLDIVDVDPGFDLDEPGTGNGSDATD; encoded by the coding sequence GTGCGCGAAGGTACACCCTCGGCCGCCGACCGTCCGGTCGGCGTCGCCGGCGACCCCGCCGGGGCGGGCGACCCGGCGAGCGTGCACGTCATCGTGGGGACGACGCGGGCACGCATCGTCCTCTCGGGCGAGATCGACGCCGACCTCGGCGCCGACCTCCAGGAGGCGACCGCCGCGGCGGAGGACTCCGGGCTCCCGGTCGAGATCGACGCGCACCACGTCACCTTCATGGACTCGTCCGGGGTGGCGTTCCTCGCGCGCCTCGCGTCACGCGGCCCGCACCGGGTCCGCGTCCTGCGCGCCCCGCCGACGGTCCGGTTCCTCCTCGAGGTGACCCGCATCGGCGAGCTGCTCGACATCGTCGACGTGGACCCCGGCTTCGACCTCGACGAGCCGGGCACGGGCAACGGCTCCGACGCCACGGACTGA
- a CDS encoding ATP-binding SpoIIE family protein phosphatase gives MGSSPGLGTDLPAHVQELCTRAMEGAGVAMFVTGPRSDEMPIVWVNAAFERQTGFAATEVVGRSPHVLESLLTEPVEAQELRAAITEEREITHTVRALRRDGSPVWTQLSLAPLAGPDGTVTHWVGVQVDVSEHLERYAAQVASLALERRERAVLDVVSRSSDLLADLDQPYALRDITELLAGYVVDWAGFYLNDDGLRYAEGVDTAAPPSGRGQRHGRYTPGAYPVAPGLHTTDALGDSAAVTGSLPRVRLVDVPDRVQDVLDGRIEGPVTLDLSATYPQWSASGWLQRDLHHRLSGLPHRPGTVTVTAVPGRRRILGLLVTGDTSEAGPHGLGTEAEAREGVRTLLQIIARRAGTAIDNVRLYAREHRLAETLQRAMLPEQADVTGLDVWTYYAPNSEHAQVGGDWYDVLQIAPDVVGLVIGDVVGHDVEAAAAMGQLRSVVRSYAYELTTPGPVLERVDQLVQGMRIPRSASLVYAALTQPDAEQPDDAWRIEYSRAGHLPPLLLRDGTVTQLDDAGGALVGFGGRSRSTGVAALAPGDTLVFYTDGLIERRDRALRVGLEALVAASEAVTAVDAAGVGEELLSRLADAPEDDVALVVVRIPDPVHDASAVVLSPRSRRWLLPSEPASIGRARHAVVRTCQAWGVRDSANAELVVSELVANGVLHGWGHLALRLFDTGDGIRVEVEDSNPAPPVPTDGHPNRMGGFGMQIVERLADWGWRPTASGKLVWATLRPSAR, from the coding sequence ATGGGCAGCTCGCCGGGGCTCGGCACCGACCTGCCCGCGCACGTCCAGGAGCTGTGCACGCGCGCGATGGAGGGCGCCGGCGTCGCGATGTTCGTCACCGGGCCGCGCTCGGACGAGATGCCGATCGTGTGGGTGAACGCCGCGTTCGAGCGCCAGACCGGTTTCGCCGCCACGGAGGTCGTCGGTCGCAGCCCCCACGTCCTCGAGTCCCTGCTCACCGAGCCGGTGGAGGCGCAGGAGCTGCGCGCCGCCATCACGGAGGAGCGCGAGATCACGCACACCGTCCGCGCCCTGCGCCGCGACGGCTCCCCGGTGTGGACGCAGCTCTCGCTCGCCCCGCTCGCCGGCCCCGACGGAACCGTGACCCACTGGGTCGGGGTGCAGGTCGACGTCTCCGAGCACCTCGAGCGGTACGCGGCCCAGGTCGCGTCGCTCGCGCTGGAGCGGCGCGAGCGCGCGGTGCTCGACGTCGTCTCCCGCAGCTCGGACCTCCTCGCCGACCTCGACCAGCCGTACGCGCTGCGCGACATCACCGAGCTCCTCGCCGGGTACGTCGTCGACTGGGCCGGCTTCTACCTCAACGACGACGGGCTCCGGTACGCGGAGGGCGTCGACACCGCCGCGCCCCCGAGCGGGCGCGGGCAACGCCACGGCCGCTACACGCCCGGGGCGTACCCGGTCGCACCCGGCCTGCACACGACCGACGCGCTCGGTGACTCCGCCGCCGTCACCGGCTCTCTGCCGCGCGTGCGCCTCGTCGACGTGCCCGACCGCGTCCAGGACGTCCTGGACGGGCGCATCGAGGGCCCCGTGACCCTCGACCTGTCCGCCACGTACCCGCAGTGGTCGGCCTCCGGCTGGCTCCAGCGCGACCTGCACCACCGCCTCTCCGGCCTGCCGCACCGGCCGGGCACCGTCACCGTCACGGCGGTCCCGGGACGACGCCGCATCCTCGGCCTGCTCGTCACGGGCGACACCTCCGAGGCGGGCCCCCACGGGCTCGGTACCGAGGCGGAGGCGCGCGAGGGCGTGCGCACGCTCCTGCAGATCATCGCGCGCCGGGCCGGCACCGCGATCGACAACGTGCGGCTCTACGCCCGCGAGCACCGGCTCGCCGAGACGCTGCAGCGCGCGATGCTGCCCGAGCAGGCCGACGTGACCGGGCTCGACGTCTGGACCTACTACGCGCCCAACTCGGAGCACGCCCAGGTGGGCGGCGACTGGTACGACGTCCTGCAGATCGCGCCGGACGTCGTCGGGCTCGTCATCGGCGACGTCGTGGGCCACGACGTCGAGGCGGCCGCGGCGATGGGACAGCTCCGCTCGGTCGTGCGGTCGTACGCGTACGAGCTCACGACGCCCGGGCCGGTGCTCGAGCGCGTCGACCAGCTCGTCCAGGGCATGCGCATCCCGCGCTCCGCGAGCCTCGTGTACGCGGCGCTCACCCAGCCCGACGCCGAGCAGCCCGACGACGCGTGGCGCATCGAGTACTCGCGCGCCGGGCACCTGCCCCCGCTCCTGCTGCGCGACGGCACGGTGACCCAGCTCGACGACGCCGGGGGCGCGCTCGTCGGGTTCGGCGGCCGGAGCCGGTCGACGGGCGTCGCAGCGCTCGCGCCGGGCGACACGCTCGTCTTCTACACCGACGGCCTCATCGAGCGCCGCGACCGCGCGCTGCGGGTGGGGCTCGAGGCGCTCGTCGCCGCGTCCGAGGCCGTCACGGCCGTCGACGCCGCGGGCGTCGGCGAGGAGCTGCTGTCCCGCCTCGCGGACGCCCCCGAGGACGACGTCGCGCTCGTCGTCGTGCGCATCCCGGACCCCGTGCACGACGCGTCGGCCGTCGTGCTCAGCCCGCGCAGCCGCCGGTGGCTCCTGCCGAGCGAGCCCGCGTCGATCGGGCGCGCGCGGCACGCCGTCGTGCGCACGTGCCAGGCGTGGGGTGTGCGCGACAGCGCGAACGCGGAGCTCGTCGTCTCGGAGCTGGTGGCCAACGGCGTGCTCCACGGCTGGGGGCACCTCGCCCTGCGCCTCTTCGACACGGGCGACGGCATCCGCGTCGAGGTCGAGGACTCCAACCCGGCGCCGCCCGTCCCGACGGACGGGCACCCGAACCGCATGGGCGGCTTCGGCATGCAGATCGTCGAGCGGCTCGCGGACTGGGGCTGGCGCCCGACGGCGTCGGGCAAGCTCGTCTGGGCGACGCTGCGGCCCTCCGCGCGATAG
- a CDS encoding STAS domain-containing protein gives MIEIATSPATTTLVIAGDLDLAERDQFPEIAARVVGLRRQLLVIDMCRVTFMDSTGAAFLISLADSGRKRGGATVLRGCDDRDLFVLEVCGALELFRIDADHRCEPATPPSGFAQVEPPA, from the coding sequence ATGATCGAGATCGCCACGTCACCCGCGACGACGACCCTCGTCATCGCCGGGGACCTCGATCTCGCCGAGCGCGACCAGTTCCCGGAGATCGCGGCGCGCGTCGTCGGGCTGCGCCGTCAGCTCCTCGTGATCGACATGTGCCGCGTGACGTTCATGGACTCCACCGGCGCGGCGTTCCTCATCTCGCTCGCGGACTCGGGGCGCAAGCGTGGCGGCGCCACGGTGCTGCGCGGCTGCGACGACCGCGACCTGTTCGTGCTGGAGGTGTGCGGGGCGCTCGAGCTGTTCCGCATCGACGCCGACCACCGCTGCGAGCCCGCGACGCCGCCGTCCGGCTTCGCGCAGGTCGAGCCCCCGGCCTGA
- a CDS encoding DUF3151 domain-containing protein — translation MSDTHANLLDGPAPVRLPDDFAHVRDAIAADGDPYEIAARTPASSLAWAYLAEDFLHENGSRGAVTAYAFARTGYHRGLDSLRRAGWRGQGPIPADHVPNQGFLRALLALAECAAYIGEVEEAERCEQFLRDSGTSADEVRALR, via the coding sequence ATGAGCGACACGCACGCGAACCTCCTCGACGGCCCCGCGCCGGTCCGCCTCCCCGACGACTTCGCGCACGTCCGCGACGCCATCGCCGCCGACGGCGACCCGTACGAGATCGCGGCCCGCACCCCGGCCAGCTCGCTCGCCTGGGCGTACCTCGCGGAGGACTTCCTCCACGAGAACGGGTCCCGCGGTGCGGTGACGGCGTACGCGTTCGCACGCACCGGGTACCACCGCGGCCTCGACTCGCTGCGTCGCGCGGGCTGGCGCGGGCAGGGCCCGATCCCCGCCGACCACGTCCCGAACCAGGGCTTCCTGCGCGCGCTGCTCGCGCTCGCGGAGTGCGCGGCGTACATCGGCGAGGTCGAGGAGGCGGAGCGCTGCGAGCAGTTCCTGCGCGACTCCGGGACGTCGGCCGACGAGGTCCGCGCCCTGCGCTGA
- a CDS encoding adenylosuccinate synthase codes for MPGVVLVGAQWGDEGKGKATDLLGSRVDYVVKFNGGNNAGHTVVIGDEKYALHLLPSGILSPGVTPVIANGVVVDIEVLFQELDDLISRGVDVSRLLVSGSAHVIAGYHRTIDKVSERFLGKRRIGTTGRGIGPAYADKINRVGIRIWDLFDEKILAEKIEGSLDQKNHLLVKVYNRRAITVDETVAELLQYAERLKPMVADTALELNKALDAGKNVLFEGGQATMLDVDHGTYPFVTSSNATAGGALTGSGVGPTRISSVIGVIKAYTTRVGEGPFPTELFDANGEYLLKQGGEYGVTTGRARRCGWYDSVIARYATRVNGITDMVLTKLDILTGFEKVPVCVAYDVDGVRHDEMPLDQTAFHHAKPIYEELDGWWEDISGARTFEDLPVNAQRYVLALEEMSGTRISAIGVGPSRDAIIPRHDLIH; via the coding sequence ATGCCAGGCGTGGTGCTCGTCGGTGCCCAGTGGGGCGATGAGGGCAAGGGCAAGGCGACCGACCTGCTCGGCTCCCGGGTCGACTACGTGGTCAAGTTCAACGGCGGCAACAACGCCGGCCACACGGTCGTCATCGGGGACGAGAAGTACGCGCTCCACCTGCTGCCGTCGGGCATCCTGTCCCCGGGCGTCACGCCGGTCATCGCGAACGGCGTCGTCGTGGACATCGAGGTGCTGTTCCAGGAGCTCGACGACCTGATCTCGCGCGGCGTGGACGTCTCCCGCCTGCTCGTCTCGGGGTCGGCGCACGTCATCGCGGGGTACCACCGCACGATCGACAAGGTGAGTGAGCGGTTCCTCGGCAAGCGCCGCATCGGCACGACCGGCCGCGGGATCGGTCCGGCCTACGCGGACAAGATCAACCGCGTCGGCATCCGCATCTGGGACCTGTTCGACGAGAAGATCCTCGCGGAGAAGATCGAGGGCTCGCTCGACCAGAAGAACCACCTGCTGGTGAAGGTCTACAACCGCCGCGCCATCACGGTCGACGAGACCGTGGCCGAGCTGCTCCAGTACGCCGAGCGCCTCAAGCCGATGGTGGCCGACACCGCGCTCGAGCTGAACAAGGCCCTCGACGCCGGCAAGAACGTCCTCTTCGAGGGTGGCCAGGCGACCATGCTCGACGTCGACCACGGCACGTACCCGTTCGTCACGTCGTCCAACGCGACGGCGGGCGGCGCGCTCACCGGCTCGGGCGTCGGGCCGACGCGCATCAGCTCCGTCATCGGCGTCATCAAGGCGTACACGACCCGCGTGGGCGAGGGCCCGTTCCCGACCGAGCTGTTCGACGCGAACGGCGAGTACCTGCTCAAGCAGGGCGGCGAGTACGGCGTGACGACCGGCCGCGCGCGCCGCTGCGGCTGGTACGACTCGGTCATCGCACGCTACGCGACGCGCGTCAACGGCATCACGGACATGGTGCTCACCAAGCTCGACATCCTCACGGGCTTCGAGAAGGTGCCGGTCTGCGTCGCGTACGACGTCGACGGCGTCCGCCACGACGAGATGCCGCTCGACCAGACGGCGTTCCACCACGCGAAGCCGATCTACGAGGAGCTCGACGGCTGGTGGGAGGACATCTCCGGCGCCCGCACGTTCGAGGACCTGCCGGTGAACGCGCAGCGGTACGTGCTCGCGCTCGAGGAGATGTCCGGCACACGGATCTCGGCCATCGGCGTCGGCCCGAGCCGCGACGCGATCATCCCGCGCCACGACCTCATCCACTGA
- the purD gene encoding phosphoribosylamine--glycine ligase codes for MKILVVGTGAREHAIVHALAHEADRPGAEPHELHAAPGNPGIGDLATLHAVDQNDGAAVAALATGLGVDLVVVGPEAPLVAGVGDAVRAAGIPVFGPSAEAARLEGSKAFAKDVMAAASVPTALAHVCTDVDQVAAAVDAFGAPYVIKDDGLAAGKGVVVTVDRQAALEHAAACFATPRRAADGTPEDPRVVVEEYLDGPEVSLFCVSDGATVVPLAPAQDFKRAFDADAGPNTGGMGAYSPLPWAPEGLVDEVVTRVAQPTVDEMARRGTPFVGVLYVGLALTSRGTRVVEFNARFGDPETQSVLTRLATPLSAVMLAAAQGRLAEIGALRWHDDASVTVVVAAHGYPGAVRGGDPITGIDAAEDVEGVHVLHAGTSRADDGGLVAAGGRVLSVVARGADLAEARRRAYAAVDRIVLPGSHHRTDIAAKAAAGEVTLAG; via the coding sequence GTGAAGATCCTCGTCGTCGGGACCGGTGCCCGCGAGCACGCCATCGTCCACGCCCTCGCGCACGAGGCCGACCGCCCGGGCGCCGAGCCGCACGAGCTGCACGCCGCCCCCGGGAACCCCGGTATCGGGGACCTCGCGACGCTGCACGCGGTCGACCAGAACGACGGCGCCGCGGTCGCCGCGCTCGCGACCGGCCTGGGCGTCGACCTCGTCGTCGTCGGCCCGGAGGCCCCGCTCGTCGCGGGGGTCGGCGACGCGGTGCGCGCGGCGGGGATCCCGGTGTTCGGCCCGAGCGCCGAGGCCGCGCGCCTCGAGGGCTCCAAGGCGTTCGCCAAGGACGTCATGGCGGCGGCCTCCGTCCCGACGGCGCTCGCGCACGTGTGCACCGACGTCGACCAGGTCGCGGCCGCTGTCGACGCGTTCGGCGCCCCGTACGTCATCAAGGACGACGGCCTCGCCGCGGGCAAGGGCGTCGTCGTCACGGTGGACCGGCAGGCCGCGCTCGAGCACGCCGCCGCGTGCTTCGCGACCCCGCGCCGTGCGGCGGACGGCACGCCCGAGGACCCGCGCGTCGTCGTCGAGGAGTACCTGGACGGCCCGGAGGTCTCGCTCTTCTGCGTGAGCGACGGCGCGACCGTCGTCCCGCTCGCGCCCGCCCAGGACTTCAAGCGCGCGTTCGACGCCGACGCCGGCCCCAACACGGGCGGCATGGGCGCCTACAGCCCGCTCCCGTGGGCGCCGGAGGGCCTCGTCGACGAGGTCGTCACGCGCGTCGCGCAGCCGACGGTCGACGAGATGGCGCGGCGCGGCACCCCGTTCGTCGGCGTCCTGTACGTGGGCCTCGCGCTGACGAGCCGCGGCACGCGCGTCGTCGAGTTCAACGCGCGGTTCGGCGACCCGGAGACGCAGTCGGTGCTCACGCGCCTCGCGACGCCGCTGTCCGCCGTGATGCTCGCGGCGGCGCAGGGCCGCCTGGCCGAGATCGGCGCGCTGCGCTGGCACGACGACGCGTCGGTCACCGTCGTCGTCGCGGCGCACGGCTACCCGGGCGCGGTGCGCGGCGGCGACCCGATCACGGGCATCGACGCGGCGGAGGACGTCGAAGGCGTGCACGTGCTGCACGCGGGCACGTCGCGCGCGGACGACGGCGGCCTGGTCGCCGCGGGCGGTCGTGTCCTGTCGGTCGTGGCGCGCGGTGCTGACCTGGCCGAGGCGCGCCGTCGGGCGTACGCGGCGGTCGACCGCATCGTGCTCCCGGGCTCGCACCACCGCACGGACATCGCGGCGAAGGCCGCCGCGGGCGAGGTCACCCTCGCGGGCTGA